The following DNA comes from Triticum aestivum cultivar Chinese Spring chromosome 3D, IWGSC CS RefSeq v2.1, whole genome shotgun sequence.
AGAGGACTGGTGTGATCGATACATGCAACTTGGCACTGAACGCTCTGCAACGTACAACACATGAACCGTCTCGCTTTCCTCCGTTCCAACACATGCAGCTCAAACTTTGATCCAATATCCAAGCCGGAACCCATGTGCGATTAATTACTTGGACCTCAACGTCGATGATGGAAGTGTCCTACAATATGGATTCTTCTATTTGGTGAGCATCTAATCTATAAAGCGGGTCCGGCAATCGTACGTACGCACAACGAGATGATGATAGCTACTCGTTGTAGCGTTGCACCTAATTAAGCTGCTAGCTTAAAAAGCTAGCTAGGTTTAGCTAAAGATCGACCTAATCCCCGTTCTTGTGTTTGTTCCCTGTCATTTTCTCCGGTGTCACTCCACGCAGCTAGGGCCGCGACCCACATCATGAACTAATTGTTTTACAACAACAGTTATCCACACATGGCAATTGACAGAGTAACAGAAAAATAAGCTTCATTCATAGTTTGCCATGATCTAACTAGATTAGTGCGCACGAGTTCATTTCCTGCATGCTAGCGGCGTTTGCTATGATGACATAATAAAAGGCATATGGATGCCACGCATGCATGGTGCTGAATATATTTATTGGTTGATTAGCCCAACTGAGAAGAACAACGAAAAAAGTTGGCCGGAGATGTAGTGTTAATCAAAAGCAACGGCATGCCATTAAATCGGGAGCCTTGTGCAGATCAGCAACTCTCCTGATAATGGAGCATAAACTATATCATTCGGACTGGAGACTTCTGAAGATCATTTGTTAATCATTTGGAGATAGCATACAAGAACCGTGCATACGTATGTGATACactactagcaaaaatgcccgtgcgttgcaacaggaggaTGTCACAAAACTCGAACCCGATATGCTTGGCTCAAGATCCTCGCATGTTCAAATCATCCATTTCTAAATGGCAATTATTTTGAAAATATAGTAGTTAGTTCGAAGTTATTCAGTCAGACTCATTAATCCCTCTACCAAGATATTAAAAATGGATTCTTCATCCCTTCGAATACTATATTGTTCAgcttttgtgatgctttgattggaTGCTGAACTTCAAAAACATGCCTCATTTATCCATCTTCCTAACGTATAAAAGAGCTCGTGCTTTATAATGGGAAAACAGAAATATTAAAATCTTTGATATCTCCATCTCATGTTTCTATGTTATTGTGACAAATATCAACATCTTGTCCATGTCCCTTTTCTTCATTGATCCGACGACACCACACCAACAGGTTACTTTTCTCTATACGGGATATGTCTCCATCTTAACCCTCGTAAGAATACTACTCATGCAACAATTTTGaatttttgtttcgcaaaaaaacAAGATTGAATTTTTAATCTTTGTAAAATTCAATGATGGAGCAATGAAAGAAACCAGCCCATCACAGTATGTTCTGTAAACAGGGTTGGCGACCCCATTGACCCCGCATGACCTGCGATGTGATCAGGTGGTTCTGTAGGCATACCGAGCATGGGTGTCTTCTTTGTTTCTATTCGTTATGATAGTTTCTTTTCCATGGATACGAACACGAGTCTTCATActtttttttttgttttaaaaTCTCTCACGCCTCAACTTCTCATGTACgtagagcataattggtttgatgccaaattttggcaactgccaaatatTGACTAGAGATTGGTTGCTTGCCAATTTTCATTGCCAATCTCAGAAGAagttgccaaatgttggcaacttctgattttgccaaatgttggcttgccaaatattggcaatgccaaatgttggtagcaaaccaattatgctATATATCTCTCTCACGTATCTTTTTTTTGCCTCAGTCTCTCACGCTTCTCTCTCTCCTCACGTACCCTGCCTCTCAAACTTTGTCGATAGTTCTTCTATCTTTTTCCCAAGTTTCACCAAAAATCTCAATATTTATACAATCAGTGAACAACCTTGTATAAATTCTTTGTGTTAAGATTTTGGTATTGAAAACCCTTTGAGAAAGCGTAAAAACATTGCACCAAAAAGAGTCACAATGTCTTCAGTTCGGGCAAAAACTTCCTAAATTGTTTGTCTGAAAAAAAGCTGTCACATGAACCGCCTACAGGTCTCTCATCATGTACTACGTTCCTAGCTAGAGAAGAAGAGGATTGCCATTTCATCCATCCATCACAAGGAGCGGTTGATGAGGCCACGCACGACGACCAAACCCAGGAAGAGCAGGTGATCCACCTCCGGCGCCACCTTCAGCGTCAGCACGTCCTCCCCGAGCACCACCCCCGCCGCCGTCTGCTTCCGTGCGAcctccgccaccaccgcgccaTCCACGCCACGTACTCTGTACTCCGACTTGCGGGCAGAGCACCCGTCGATCGTGTAGCACGTCCCGGCGCCGCCGTGCATGGCCATGGTGGCCCCGCCCTTCTCGGCCCGCCGCACGCTGAACCACGGCGTGGCCTCCTCTTCCTGGCCGCCGTTGTGGGCGCAGCGACAGACCTCCCACCTTCTGAACATGCCGAAGCCCTTGCGTCTGATCCTGATGAGTGCGTTCCCCTGACGGTCCATGAAGAAGACCTCGCGGCCGCCCCTGCAGCCGTAGTTGTCGACGCGGAAGGCGACGGCGCCGTCGGGGTCGTACACCGTGCAGCCGTTGCCGTTGAACACGAGCGACTTCATCCACACCGTGTACGCCAGCTGCCTGCCCTGCTGCCTCCGGTGATCATCGGAGGAACACAGCGAGGCGGCGGCAGCGAGAGGCTGGATCTTGGCCATTGACCAGAGAGATTGCTCTGCTTTAGTGTCGCGATGAGATGATGGGGATGGTGGGCGCCAGTGGCTGCTTCGGCCTATTTATATGTGTAGGTGCGTGCTTCTACTCTGTTAACTGTCCGGGGCGGTATCTGAATTAGTTTATGGCGCTGTACGCGTCACTCGTAAGGATAGAACAGTGCTGCACCGAAGTTGTTTAAGCTCGACCTAGCAATGCACTAGTCAGTATGCAGTTGGCGCCACGTTTACCTggtgtttgcttgtttgtttggacTATAATTTTTAGCATTAAAAGGACAATGCCGCATAGGGATAGAGGTTTACGAAACTTTCAGAAATACTGCCTAATATTTCTCCCCCATTGCATTGCCCGGCAGACATCATTAGCTAAGTGCATGTGAAAGTATGCTTGTACATGCGGCAAAACAGTTCAAAGTGTGGCTTCTTCACCCGCACATATGCTATAGTTTCCAAAGTACTTCTCTTTAagctaatataagacgttttggaccACTACGAAGGGAGTAAGTAAGAATAGAAATGTTACTACTGCTACTTACCATAAGCATAGTTTGGAGGTAAAAGAAAACACTGTAGGATTAGGGTCTACTTGGATTGGGTGTAAATTAGAAGCAATCCAAGAAGGCCTAGGTGTAAAATATGGGTGCTCTCTGGTATTTAGTTCAAACTTGAGCTAAATATATATACCAGGAAAAACACACAAAACTCACTCAGTCAATGCACCGTCACATTTAATTTGCAAATGGGTGTGAAGAGGAAAGACCGGTGTGATCAATACATGAACCGTCCCGCTTTCCTCCATTCCAACGCATGAAGCTGAAACTTTGGTCCAATGTGCAACCCGCAATGTGTAGCATGTGTGATTACTTGGATCTCAACCTCGATGATGGAAGCGTGATATGGATTCTTCTATTCGGTGGGCATCTCTTCTTTATCTGTAAAGCAGGCCCGACACGTACGTATGCACAATAAGCCAATGATAGGTACTCCTTGTTGCGTTGCACCTAATTAAGCTGCTGGCTAAAAGGTTTAGCTAAAGATTGATCTAACTCCCGTTCTCGTGTTTGTTACCTTTCGTTTTCTCTGATATCACTCCACGCATGCAGCTAGGGCCGTGACCCACATCATTAACTAATTGTTTTACAACAACAATTATCCACACATGGCAATTGACAGGGTAACAGAAAAAATAGGCTCCATTCATAGTTTTCCATGATCTAACTAGATTAGTGCGCATGAGTTTGTTGCCTGCATGCTAATGGCGGTTTGTGCTGATGACCTAATTAAAATGGATGTGGATGCCTTTACATGCAGTGATGAATATATTTATATGGTTGGTTAGCCCAACGCAGAAGAGCAACGAGATGCAGTGTTAGGCTGATCACAATGGgcaggaacttaggagtaacatcacacactccaatgcaactttgcttatgtggcacatatttaatgaagagagagctgcttgtggtaactagctaagttaccagaacatcacacactccaagaaacaatgagtctatgatctaataaatacatcgttgcatgacactacatacatgttcctacccactatgaaggtagtaacataggaAAGTGTGtaggttactagcttatgttcctgcccattgtgaccagccttaaaCAAAGCAAGGGCATGCCACGGAATCGGAAGCCTTGTGCAGACCAGCAACTCTGCTAATAATGGAGCATAAACTATATCATTTGGACGGGAGACTTCTGAATATCATTTTCATTTGTTAATCACAGAGCAAATTAGTTGGAGATAGCACACCGTGCGTACGTATGTGATACACTattttaagagagagagagagagagagagagagagagagagagagagaatcttgaGAAGGTGAGCTTGCTGACCAAATTGATGCGCTTACTCTGCAAGATATGGAAATAAAAAAAATGACACCTCATCGATTGGATCAGAATAGTTCTAGCACAAGTCTATGACGGTTGTGACGTCCACGGAGAGCGCACGTTTATCATCAAAAAGCATTGTGCTTCGGACCCTTCAGTTGCTTGCCTGCAGAGTACGAATTTCGTGCAAACAATTTTTGTTGTCAACAGTTTAGGATGAAACATGCCCAACTAAAACACGAAATTGGTTTGAAACAAAGTAGCAGATTTAAATACTTTGCTCGTTCAGCTAGCACTCAGTAGAGAAAATTCCAAGGAAATTATGCTTAACCATAAGGGGGGTGTGTTGTCTCTTGAGCCAATTTTGTCTATAAGATTCTTATTTGTCCCGGTTTCAGGGAAGCTGTCATTCAAtcatgaaaaataattaaaacttaATTTGTGATATACTAGTACTGCATACCGTGTGAAGGTGTTCATATTCTCTTGGAAGAAAAGACGTGAAGCTTCTATATAGAATTGTTTAATGTATTCTTCTTTTGGACATAGGTTGGAAAAAGAATATAGTGAAGTGTCGAGCAGCTGATCTCTGGAACAAGACACGGAGAAGTCTCAACTGTAGCGTATCGAATGCAGCACTGCTCACGTTTGAACAGATTCTCACCTCAACAAGAACGTGCAGATGAAAGAGCACCATATGCTTATAGATGCTCGATCGGCAAGATACACGTGTACAGAGTGTACAATCAATGTATGTACTTGTGTAGCATCATCCCTTTACAAAAGACAAACAAAGGGAGGGACGGAGCATGCAAAGTATCTGATTCTGATCCCTGCAGGTTAGCCATGTACTTAAACGTATATAGTTTAGTCGAATCACCACTTTGAACACTGCTTGCACGCCTAATGTATCCCTAAAAAGAACTCATCGTTGACACACATATCTAACACGTATTATAGTTCACAAGCACGTTGCTAGCAGCTGGCTAGACCTGTTTCCATAATTCTCCACGCATGTATAAAACTATAAATGAGAAACATACTGCGTGCAGTGCTTTCTAAATATGAGAGTAGAGTATATTTTATTTGCCAACTAAGAACCAAAGGGGTGAGTGTTTGTTTAGCTATATCATAACTTGTTCAGTGTATTCTAAATTACCACATGGGTGATGCGCTTGCCTAGGTTCACTTGAGAAATGAGTCACTTGACTAAGAAATATAGCTATTTTCTTAGTTAATTTTAGATAGCCATCTGATTAAGAATTATTTTTTTGCACTTGCAAGAATCCAGATGTCCCGATCGAATCGTTATTAGTGGCGCCTTCAACACTATAGTTATTTATTATTTTCCCAGGAAATAGCACAACAAATAGATTTTGTATTATCGGTGTTCCTCGCACATTAAAAGAAGTGTATACTTGCGTAAGCAAATAATGTTACACAAAAGTCAAATGCTTAACAATCTTTATATTGATGGCCCCTTAAATATTTTCTCTAACTAGTATTACACCCATATATATTAACACGACTTCCAGAGGGCGAAAAATGAGTCAAAGCAGATAGCTCCGGGCCCAATTGGTTTGTATGAAAGTTACAAAATGTAAACGAGATTGTGAGTGACATCCGAATGACGGAATTAAAGTACTAACCGGGAAAAAAGGTACATAGACATATGCCACCGAAAGGTTTTTTCCAAAAGATTTGTATTTGATAAAAATGAAACTATACATACGCGCAGTCACCGATCCTAATTATATTTCATATCCTAATTCAAACATCTGCATCCTAGGGTTGTATGTGTTGATCAATACATAGCCCGAGAGTTTAATCTCATTCCTTTTTTAAAATAAAGCATGTGTGTCATGTGCAAAAGTAACAAATTTCGCCCGCTATTCAATTTTCAATATTCTTTTTCGTCCCAGTTTTTTATTTTGTGTACATGCTTCAAATCATGAATATTATTGTTATACAAAGTAATAAAATGCTTTTATTTGGTAAAATGATTGACAATATAGATGTACGGTTTATTGGCACAATGAATACGAAAACAATAAAACTAagggtgtgtgtgttgggggggggggtgtttccAGCCATATACGAGAATGAAGCACAAACAGTTGCCATCCTTATTAACAAAACTATACCAAAACATTTTGGTCAAATAAAGACATAGGAATGAACTAGGGGAGTCCGTACATCAAGTGGTACTAATTCTCTCAGGGTCTTTCTCTTTAACCAAGGATTAGCTAGGGTCCCCGCAGACGTTGATGTTTGGAGCCTAAATCGTGATGTGTACATCACACAGTGTACCATATGTACGCACACACGCGGCGTGTATGTATTCTCAATCGAAAAAAATATAAAGTCCAGCCTGCTCCACGTGTACATACGACTCGTAGAATAAATGCGCATTTAAAAAAGCAAGCATAATCTATGGTAGTGCAGAGCAACAGGTGAAGCATCCGGTACAAGATACACCGTGGAAGCCTCCCAAGCGGGGCTGGGTCAAACTAAACACAGATGGGTCCTTTGCTGAATCAGATGGAACGGGAGCCGGGATGATCCTGCGGGATAGCGCTGGGGCGATCATTTTCTCATCATGCAGAACCTTGTTTTCTTGTAGAGATGCATTGGAAGCAGAGCTATGTGCATGCATGGAAGGATTGTCCTTTGCAATTCAGCGGTCGGACCTACCAATTGAAGTTGAGATGGATTCGAACAATGCTGTGTCTATGATTTCTTATGAGGAGATGGACCGCTCAGTACACGCCCCTTTGGTGGGTGAGATCAAGCACCTGTTGAGTCTTAGAAagttttgtattactcatgtaccTCGTAGTCAAAATAAAGCTAGTGATAAACTTGCTAGTTTCGCTAGAACTGAGGGCCGAACTATTACTTGGGTTGGATCGGGCCCGGAGGAAGTGTTGAGGATTGTCCATGATGATTGTAAGAACTTGATCATTGAGTAATACAATTCTTTTTCCCGTAAAAAAATGCGCATTTAAAAAAATCTTTCTCTTTGTGAGGTAAATTCCCAAAGAAACTTCTTTTTAATGGCGAAAGAAACGGCGCTGCTGTTCACGTCCACGCTTCGAGGTGTCGGTCATCTCGTGTTCATAAAAAAGGCGAATGATCTGGTCAACGTGTTTCATTGGCTCTGCTGATGGGTTCCATTCCCATTCCAATACTCCCTTGGttttaaatataagaccttttaaacATTCCAATATAAACTATACGACTGTGCTAACTTCTGATCGTTCCGAATTTAGCAACTGATCCGAACGCAGCTTCACTTCATGTGTGACGTGAATTTGCACTAGTCAATCGTATGAAACCATGCATATAGAACAAAATTGCTTACATCAACAAATAGTCTCTTTAATCTtcaaattcaaaatgttttgtagctcaagcCATCGCTCTGATTGAAAAAAAAAACACATAAAAAAATTATCGCGACGAGACCTTCGAAGCTAGATTCCATGTTGGCATGTTCCGATgatattatttttaaaaaaagttttCACGTCTGCACTATGTAAGTAACCATATCTGTGGTTCTTAAGTTACCATGTTGTTCACATATAAATTATCTGATACGAAGAATGTTCTTACAATCATCTCCCTACGTGCACATGCATGCATCATGCATACAAGCATCAGAGGACAAAAAAGCCAATCTTATCTTATATTCTTctattttgaaaattcaaaatattttgtagctcaaaccgtcaGCCCGACCAAAAATTAGTATTCACATAAAAAATCCGTCGTGGCGAggccttcgaaactagatcccatgttgatatattCCGTGGACCTTTTTTTGTCAAAAAGTTATCAGGCCTGGGCTAAGTAAATTATCAGATCTGTTATgcctatattatcatgctatttatgtAGAAGTGATGGGGCTATTTCAACAAATTTCTCCCCTGTTCAGAAGTTATTGCGGTGTTGGTACATGAGTTATCAGCTCTGTTGTGCTTGTATTATCATATTATATATACAGAAATAATGGGGTATATTTTTCAACTTTTCTCCCCTGGTcaaaagttacagtgatgtttgtACTTATGCTATCAGATCTGCGGTGCGTATATTACCATACTATTTACACATAAGTTACGAGGGATATGTTGTCTACAACAAAAAACCGTCTAGTCGAGGTTACCGCAGTGTTTGTGTGTAAGTTATCAGGCATGGGtgtgtatattatcatgctattttcaCAAAATTTATCAGGTGTATGTTTTCACGTGGTCGAAGTTACCGTGATGTTTGTACCTAAATTATCATGTCTACAATGCTTAAATAATCATGCTATTTATTACACAGAAGTTGCCGGGGTATGTTTTCATCAACAAAAAAATGACTAGTCGAGGTTACCACGGTGCTTATATGTAAGTTATCAGGTGTGGATgcttatattatcatgctatttacatagaagttaTCGGTTGTATGTTTTCAACAATTTTTCACCTGATCAAATTACCACGGTGTTTATACTTAAGTTATCAGGTCTATAGTGCTTAAATGATCATGCTATTTATAAAAGAATTTACCAGGGgtatgttttcaaaaaaaaaaaataacCTTGTTGAGGTTACTGTGGTATTTTTATGCAAGTTATCAGGTGTGGATGCGTATATTGTGATGCTATTTACATAGAAGCTATCGGTTGTATGTTTTCAACAATTTTTTTCACCTGATCAAAGTTACCGCGGTGTTTGTACCTAACTTATCAGGTCTGCATTGCTTAAATGGTCATGCTATTTACAAAATAATTTAGCgggggtatgttttcaacaacaaAAAATCACCTTGTTGAGGTGTATGTTTTCAACAATTTTGTCACCTGGTTGAAGTTACCTCGAGTttatacctaagttatcaggtctagAGTACTTAAATGATCATGCTATTTACAGAAGAAGTTACCGGCTGTATATTTTGAACAACAACAAAAATCGCCTTGTTGATGTTACCATGGTATTTGTATGTAAGTTATCAGATGCGGAGGCGTATgctatcatgttatttacacagaatTTACCGGGTGTGTTTTTCAATAATTTTTTCACTTGGTCAGAGTTTTCGTGgtatttgtacctaagttatcaggtcagTGCTTAAACGATCATGCGATTTACATAGAATTTACCGAGCACGCTTAATAAAAAACGATGGGTTATGTAGATATGAAAAGCATGTTGCCTTTTATTTCTTCAGAAAAAGAAGACATCAGTGAGATGGCTTAGTTAAATTAACTATTACGTCATCCATTCCCTCAAAAAACTACTACATCATCCACCGTTCGAATGAAATGGGAGCAAAAAAGTTGTATAGATTTGAATTTTACTGTTCGTTTGGTGCATTTGCACCTAAGAGTAGAAACTCAGCCCTTAAAAGGTGGTCTTTCCTATTGTTTACATAGAAACTTACCTAGCTCAGTTGGTAGAAGGTGATCGTCGGGACAGAGAAGAGAACCGTTGTGTGAGAGAAAAAAGGgatggggagaaaaaatcaggaaAAACGAGGATTGCGTACAGGAGGAGTCGTTCGGACCTGTCGCTAACTTCCGATCATTTGCAAGTTAGCTTTCTCTTAAACTATATACAAAGCAAAataagtaaatctacactctaaaatatgtctatatatatccacATCCTCTATAACACTATGCTCCCTAATTTTAAAGAGCCTACATTCAATTGAGGTCTCCACTTAGGATTAGGTCACCCGTTTTTTATCGGGTCAATAATTTTCTCAAAGCCctctcattcaattcttttatactACTATATACATTATGCTTCATAATTTTTAAGGCCTCGCGATTAATTGAGGTCTTCACTTTAGAATCAGGTCAGccaattttgaccgggtcaacaatttctcaagggcTCTCTCATTCGATTCTTTCACCATGTTCCTACTTTAAAGTTTTTTCATTCAATTGAGGTATTGAATTTTGGATTTGGTTTTCGATTTTGACCGGACcaacgatttttcaaatcaatcaacaACAACCGacctataaaaacatatcaatcgCGCACACCCTTTCACCACCTAAAAAAAAGTGTCAACGATAATGTAGCACCAATATAGTAGATGCAGCCACCTGTGCAGAAATTTCTCCACATAAATACACGTTGGTCAGTGGATAACACAGAACCACACCACGAAAAGGCCCATCAAATCACGGCATCATAAATAAAAATACACTTCACCATCTCCCCCTCCCGCCAAACTAAATATTCTACCAGTTTCAAAATATAAGGGGTATTAATTTTTTGGAAAGTTAAATTTCTTTAACTTTGTCCAAGTTCAGAGCAAAAATATCGATATCCACAATACTTAAAAAAGTATGGAAatttatttcatgatgaatctaatcatCGATTTGATTTTATGGATTTTGGTATATTTttctacaaatttgatcaaacttaaaaggtttgacttttcaaaaaagtaaTACACATTATATTTTCAAATATAGTATTTGTTTTAAAGAAATTCAACAACACCAACGGCGCAGCAAAGCGAGCCCAACCCTTATAGTATTGACTGTATTGaatctctaaaagggcttatatttagaaacggagggagtataaaatatggTAACAGGTATGCATGGTTTATGCGTGTAAGATGTGATGATTGCATGATGTACTGCtcttcgtgcataggcacgtatatatgatatacaaaggtgggccacagacctcaactatacaaggaactaggaggcgggcccaatacacaatatgcacataacacatatactcaacacacccccccccccccccgcagtcgaagcggcactgcggctgacgcaaagactggaccggaactcctcaaatgacgccgtaggcaagccattggtcatgatatctgcaaattgttgggaagtagggacgtgtaaaacacgaatatggccaagggccacctgttcccgaacaaaatgaatattcaaactcaatatgcttggtccgtcgatgatgcaccgggttagcggagaggtagaccgccgagacgttGTCGTAGTAGACCACTGTGGCACGGTCAACAGGGCAAGAaagctcctgaagcagctggcgaagccacgaacactaggcgacggcgttggccaccgcgcgatactcagcctcagcactggaacgagagaccgtaggatgccgcttggacgaccacgagataagtgagggtccaaggtagacacaatagcccgaggtggagcgacgagtgtcagggtagcccgcccagtctgcatcgaagcaggcggtgagggcggtgtcggcggGGGCATGAAGCGTGATGCCAAGATCCATATTGCCACAGacatagcggagaatccgcttgaccgcagcccagtgaacgtctcgaggagcatcactagtagaaaacagggctttggttcgggcctggccagcccattagtcccggttcttcacgaTCCGGGACCCATGGCACtattaggaaaaggcctgctagtggcgcacctgttttgcctactaatggcgcactacaggtgcgccactagcaccacgccattagattttattactaatggcgcaccacatgtgcgccattagtataccagatactaatggcgcatcatatggtgcgccattagtataccattcggtactccactggtattccctccaggtgcgccactaataaccttataggtgcgccactaataaccttataggtgcgccactagtaataaaggaaggtgcgccactaataagggcttaaatgcgccactagtaatgtatttggaaaacaaaaagaaatctaaatttacagaaaacaacctataaggaaaaataatttaaaaacaaaaaatggaatagaatcataatttttatgatagtaagaatattacaatgtctttaaaagtttccaataaaaggaaaattgcaaggaaataaaagaaaatcctaaaactaatcttctagtaatcttttcttctttttcttcactttatccctgcaaaatgtaacaaaataaacagaaagacaaacaaactatttatCTGACAGAGCTAAATAATCAGGGCATTTACCTTTTGATAATATTATTATACTATACTACTAGTATACTACTCCACTTGGATTTTTTAGATGAGCAGATCTGAGATAGACATCTGTTCAAGTGGCTATAGGTAGGCTTGAAGAATTCTCATCGGTTCAAGTGGCTACAGGTAGTTGCACAGCTGGAATATAGACTACTAGTACTatttgaaaagaaaacaagagCAAATCTGAACGTACTAGTCAGATCCGATCACATTGAGCTAGAAATAAAATTCATCAGGAAACAGATGGCCGGCGACTTACTTCCAGACGTTGAGGATCTCGTTGTGCCCGGCGGAGACGCTGCGGAGCGCGTCGCGGACGGACTACTCACAGCGATAGCTGCAGCAGATGAACTCGTTGTCCTGCAGGTAGTCCAGCAGCCAGGAATTAAAGATAGGAGGGCTAGAACTGAAAGAACTAACATCTTAGAAAGCAACAGGAGATAATTCATATATGCAAAATACATATGAAGTGGTATTCACCAAATTTGTTGAAACATGAACGAATTGTTTTAGCAATACCAATGATACATGTCAAATTAATTGTTCCTGTCATGACAATGTAAAAGCAGTACTTGCATGCCAATGAAGACTTGCTAGTGTCAGATTCTATGAGGTTCAGGACATGTGTAATTGTGCCAAGTTCACTTGTAATGCCATTATTCATGATCTGAACTTTATCCtccacaaaataaaataacagttGATCCATGTGAATGATACTTAATTTTGAAGCTACTGTTAATTTATAAACTGAATATAAAGTGAGTTTATAAATTAAGAAACAGAAAATTCAGTTAGGCTactgttaactgaattttggaGTGTATACTTAACAAAGGCTTCATTTGAATGTACagtcaaattaaaaaaatgtgttcATGGGGCAGCAGCACTAAGATTCGACCGTTTTCTGTCGGCCAACATATATATGGATAAATCAGAGATTAGACATGCATATAAAAGAAGGAAAATCAAGAAATATTAATCAATTGGGGTAGTCA
Coding sequences within:
- the LOC123075359 gene encoding protein LURP-one-related 11-like; this translates as MAKIQPLAAAASLCSSDDHRRQQGRQLAYTVWMKSLVFNGNGCTVYDPDGAVAFRVDNYGCRGGREVFFMDRQGNALIRIRRKGFGMFRRWEVCRCAHNGGQEEEATPWFSVRRAEKGGATMAMHGGAGTCYTIDGCSARKSEYRVRGVDGAVVAEVARKQTAAGVVLGEDVLTLKVAPEVDHLLFLGLVVVRGLINRSL